The proteins below are encoded in one region of Paenisporosarcina cavernae:
- a CDS encoding protein arginine kinase: MTIEKFLESSVSGWMDPRGEDSDIVMSTRIRLARNLRGYRFPLSFTENEAHQVDQLVTAALVDSAEKVGTTFSSIPMEKTTTLDRQILVEKHLISPNLAKGQIPGSVLLSEDEGISVMVNEEDHIRIQCLFPGLQLEEAYEQADTIDRIFEKELPYAFDEEFGYLTSCPTNTGTGLRASVMMHLPALTMTNQMGRIIQAIMRVGMVVRGIYGEGSEALGNVYQVSNQTTLGKTEEEILEDLQSITEQIIQKEREARETLLHSEQPVLADTLYRSLGVLTYARIISTDEAAKCLSDVRLGIDLGIITGVDVSILNECMIFMQPGFIQKYAGNSLQPNERDVFRAKMIRERLTIENKTTTKGEKPHDV; this comes from the coding sequence ATGACAATAGAAAAGTTTTTAGAATCTTCCGTTTCAGGCTGGATGGATCCACGAGGGGAAGACTCCGATATCGTGATGAGCACTCGCATTCGCTTAGCCCGAAATTTGCGAGGCTACCGGTTTCCTCTTTCATTCACGGAAAATGAAGCACACCAAGTGGATCAATTAGTCACGGCAGCATTAGTCGATTCTGCGGAAAAAGTCGGCACGACCTTCTCCTCTATTCCGATGGAGAAAACAACGACTCTAGACCGTCAAATTCTAGTCGAAAAGCATTTAATCAGCCCCAATTTGGCAAAAGGGCAAATTCCTGGCTCTGTCTTACTTTCAGAAGATGAAGGGATTAGCGTCATGGTGAATGAAGAAGACCATATACGCATACAATGTTTATTCCCCGGATTGCAATTAGAAGAGGCGTACGAGCAAGCAGATACGATCGACCGTATATTTGAAAAAGAATTGCCGTATGCATTTGATGAAGAATTTGGGTATTTGACGAGTTGCCCGACGAACACGGGAACGGGGTTACGTGCGTCTGTCATGATGCACTTACCAGCGTTAACAATGACAAACCAAATGGGACGAATTATTCAAGCTATTATGCGAGTTGGCATGGTCGTCCGTGGTATTTACGGAGAAGGTAGTGAAGCGCTTGGCAATGTCTATCAAGTGTCTAACCAAACAACGCTCGGTAAAACAGAGGAAGAAATTTTAGAAGATTTACAAAGCATTACGGAACAAATTATTCAAAAAGAACGGGAAGCTAGGGAAACGCTCCTTCATAGTGAGCAACCTGTGTTGGCAGATACACTCTATCGTTCCCTTGGCGTTTTAACATACGCTCGAATTATATCAACCGATGAAGCGGCAAAATGCTTGTCGGATGTTCGGCTCGGTATTGACCTTGGAATCATTACAGGCGTGGATGTGTCGATTTTAAATGAATGCATGATTTTCATGCAGCCTGGTTTCATCCAAAAATACGCGGGAAATTCCTTGCAACCGAACGAGCGCGATGTGTTTCGCGCAAAAATGATTAGGGAACGGTTAACTATAGAAAACAAAACTACAACTAAAGGGGAGAAACCTCATGATGTTTAA
- a CDS encoding nuclease-related domain-containing protein — protein MIAILFNRAPSASHRFYEQLLPRLHSKSPPFILAQEHVKRLDARYAGELRVDRTIEQLPNETLYLKDVQLEVNGENFQLDGILFTKTSMLLLEMKNMIGTLHIEPNTHQFTRTLATGQTEGMKNPLDQLARNATCIRQLLKNYHLHIPVHELLIFSNTQSLLTKSFHTDGIVHLYGLPAKWETFLDRNKTQFWDAKLPPIEQSGKNFASEILPSEKELNLVEIEELLKKYQTPAKRFIPYNYAEIKPHIRKGVLCKCGATLHFKNSLWRCQRCGYKGKNDHLGALEAYRVLFSDEITTKEWMEFSGMTDVSTAKRMLSRVPYLEVISRNRYQRYKIRDVRENS, from the coding sequence GTGATAGCCATTCTTTTTAATCGAGCACCTTCTGCCAGTCACCGCTTTTACGAACAACTTCTTCCTCGGTTACATTCGAAAAGCCCTCCATTTATTCTGGCGCAAGAACATGTAAAGCGTCTAGATGCAAGATATGCTGGTGAACTTCGCGTCGATCGTACCATCGAACAACTCCCAAATGAAACTCTCTATTTAAAAGATGTCCAACTTGAAGTGAACGGTGAGAATTTTCAACTTGATGGCATATTATTTACAAAGACTAGTATGTTACTACTGGAAATGAAAAACATGATAGGAACACTTCACATCGAACCTAACACACATCAATTCACCCGTACCCTTGCGACAGGACAAACTGAAGGCATGAAAAACCCGCTAGACCAACTCGCCCGAAACGCTACCTGTATCCGACAACTTCTGAAGAACTATCATTTGCATATCCCCGTGCACGAACTTCTTATTTTCTCCAACACACAATCTCTACTCACCAAATCCTTTCATACCGATGGAATCGTTCACTTATACGGATTACCAGCTAAGTGGGAAACATTTTTGGATAGAAATAAAACGCAATTTTGGGACGCAAAATTGCCACCGATAGAACAAAGCGGAAAGAATTTCGCGAGCGAAATTCTACCTTCTGAAAAAGAACTGAATCTCGTGGAAATTGAGGAGCTTCTTAAAAAGTATCAAACACCTGCCAAGCGCTTTATTCCATACAATTATGCAGAGATTAAGCCGCACATTCGTAAAGGTGTTCTTTGTAAATGCGGTGCGACGCTTCATTTCAAAAATAGTCTTTGGCGGTGTCAGAGGTGTGGCTATAAAGGGAAGAACGACCACTTGGGAGCATTGGAAGCATACCGAGTATTGTTTTCAGATGAAATAACGACGAAAGAATGGATGGAGTTTTCGGGGATGACTGATGTATCTACTGCTAAGAGAATGTTAAGTCGAGTACCTTACTTAGAGGTAATATCTCGAAATAGATATCAAAGATACAAGATTCGCGATGTAAGAGAAAATAGCTAA
- the hutU gene encoding urocanate hydratase: METTAQEKVPQYRGTELHTKGWQQEAALRMLCNNLHPDVAEHPDKLVVYGGIGKAARNWESFDAIVRSLENLENDETLLIQSGKPVAIFKTHTDAPRVLLANSNIVPAYANWETFHELDKRGLMMYGQMTAGSWIYIGSQGIVQGTYETFAELAKQHFGESLKGTITVTAGLGGMGGAQPLAVTMAGGVCIGIEVDETRIDRRIETRYTDVKTDSLDEAIKLAEEAKKEGKALSIGLLGNASEILPEMISRGFIPDVLTDQTSAHDPLNGYIPEGMSLEEAAELRASNPEEYVKRSKASMAKHVSAMVDMMDKGAITFDYGNNIRQVAKDEGVERAFDFPGFVPAYIRPQFCEGKGPFRWVALSGDPEDIRKTDEVILREFSYNTHLCNWIKMAQEKIQFQGLPSRICWLGYGERARFGKIINDMVASGELSAPIVIGRDHLDSGSVASPNRETEAMKDGSDVVADWPILNAMVNAVGGATWVSVHHGGGVGMGYSMHAGMVIVADGTKEAEARLERVLTTDPGMGVVRHVDAGYELAEKTAREKGVKIPMLGEKA; encoded by the coding sequence ATGGAAACGACAGCACAAGAAAAGGTACCTCAATACAGAGGGACAGAATTACATACAAAAGGTTGGCAGCAAGAGGCAGCGCTTCGAATGTTATGCAACAACTTACACCCGGATGTAGCAGAGCACCCGGATAAGTTAGTGGTGTACGGTGGCATTGGAAAAGCGGCGCGTAACTGGGAAAGCTTTGACGCGATTGTCCGTTCACTTGAGAATTTGGAAAATGACGAGACGTTACTGATTCAGTCAGGAAAACCTGTTGCTATTTTCAAAACGCATACGGATGCTCCGCGCGTGTTACTTGCGAACTCTAATATTGTGCCTGCATATGCCAACTGGGAAACGTTCCATGAATTAGATAAACGCGGCTTAATGATGTACGGGCAAATGACAGCTGGTAGCTGGATATACATTGGCTCTCAAGGGATTGTCCAAGGAACGTATGAAACGTTTGCAGAACTTGCGAAACAACATTTCGGCGAATCATTAAAAGGAACAATTACGGTTACTGCTGGTCTAGGCGGAATGGGTGGTGCACAACCACTTGCGGTGACAATGGCAGGTGGCGTGTGTATCGGCATTGAAGTGGATGAAACACGTATTGATCGTCGAATTGAAACACGTTACACAGACGTGAAAACAGACTCGTTAGACGAAGCGATTAAGTTGGCAGAAGAAGCGAAAAAAGAAGGAAAAGCTCTTTCTATCGGACTTCTTGGAAATGCTTCCGAAATTTTACCGGAAATGATTTCCCGTGGATTTATTCCAGATGTGTTAACTGACCAAACGTCTGCACATGACCCGTTAAACGGATATATTCCAGAAGGCATGTCACTAGAGGAAGCGGCGGAACTTCGTGCTTCAAATCCAGAAGAGTATGTGAAACGTTCGAAAGCGTCGATGGCAAAACACGTGTCAGCAATGGTGGACATGATGGATAAAGGTGCTATCACATTTGATTATGGAAACAATATTCGTCAAGTGGCGAAAGATGAAGGCGTCGAACGCGCATTTGATTTCCCTGGATTCGTTCCTGCCTATATCCGTCCGCAGTTCTGCGAAGGAAAAGGGCCGTTTCGTTGGGTAGCTTTATCAGGAGATCCTGAAGACATTCGCAAAACAGATGAAGTCATTTTGCGTGAGTTCAGCTACAACACGCATTTGTGCAACTGGATTAAAATGGCGCAAGAGAAGATTCAATTCCAAGGGTTACCGTCTCGTATTTGTTGGTTAGGGTACGGTGAACGTGCACGCTTTGGGAAAATTATTAATGACATGGTCGCAAGTGGCGAGTTGAGCGCGCCGATTGTCATTGGTCGTGATCACTTAGACTCTGGTTCGGTTGCTTCGCCAAATCGTGAAACAGAAGCAATGAAAGATGGCTCGGATGTTGTAGCAGACTGGCCAATTTTAAATGCGATGGTGAATGCAGTTGGTGGCGCTACGTGGGTATCCGTTCATCACGGCGGTGGAGTTGGAATGGGCTACTCGATGCATGCTGGGATGGTTATTGTTGCGGATGGAACCAAAGAAGCAGAAGCTCGCTTAGAGCGCGTATTAACAACAGACCCAGGAATGGGTGTAGTTCGTCACGTTGATGCAGGATATGAACTAGCGGAAAAAACGGCTCGTGAGAAAGGCGTCAAAATTCCGATGTTAGGAGAGAAAGCATAA
- a CDS encoding YjiH family protein, with the protein MQQVGESSHVMETRKAPMWKFFVYSFIGAFMFFVPVTIGEKNSILLDHMVSWIQANAGAVLPYYALILIIAGAAYPFVSGTWKKSTVDKVFSFFKVIGLVVGIMLVFGFGPAWLFEPSMGPFLFDKLVIAVGLLVPIGAVFLALLVGYGLLEFIGVLMQPLMKPLWKTPGRSAIDAVASFVGSYSLGLLITNRVYKEGKYSAREAAIIATGFSTVSATFMVIVAKTLGLMDMWNLYFWITLVVTFLVTAITTRIWPLNRIRDDYYEGSVPQPETKPEGSRLTSAWNEAQTTVQHAPSLGKNVWENVRDGFLMAMAILPSILSIGLLGLVLAEFTPVFDWIGYIFYPFTYILQLPEAMLVAKASALGIAEMFLPALLVVESGIIVKFVIGVVSVSSIIFFSAVVPCIVSTEIPISIPKLLVIWVQRVILTLIIVTPLAFLFL; encoded by the coding sequence ATGCAACAAGTGGGAGAAAGTTCACACGTAATGGAAACGCGAAAAGCGCCAATGTGGAAGTTTTTCGTCTACAGCTTTATCGGTGCATTTATGTTTTTCGTGCCAGTCACTATCGGAGAAAAAAATTCGATTTTACTCGATCACATGGTGTCTTGGATTCAAGCAAATGCAGGGGCAGTGCTACCGTATTACGCACTCATTTTAATTATTGCTGGAGCAGCGTATCCTTTTGTCTCTGGAACATGGAAGAAATCTACCGTCGACAAAGTATTTTCATTCTTTAAAGTGATTGGTTTAGTTGTCGGCATTATGCTCGTATTCGGATTTGGCCCCGCGTGGTTATTTGAACCAAGCATGGGACCGTTTTTATTCGACAAATTAGTCATCGCAGTTGGCTTACTCGTACCCATCGGGGCTGTATTTTTAGCATTACTCGTTGGTTATGGGTTACTCGAATTCATCGGCGTATTAATGCAACCGCTTATGAAGCCGCTTTGGAAAACACCTGGTAGATCTGCTATCGATGCAGTAGCGTCATTCGTTGGTTCATACTCACTAGGATTATTAATCACGAATCGTGTGTACAAAGAGGGGAAATATTCCGCACGAGAAGCGGCAATTATAGCCACAGGATTCTCCACTGTTTCTGCTACGTTCATGGTAATTGTTGCGAAAACACTAGGCTTGATGGACATGTGGAATCTCTATTTCTGGATTACACTTGTGGTGACATTTTTAGTAACCGCCATCACGACACGCATTTGGCCATTAAACCGTATTCGGGATGACTATTACGAAGGTTCTGTGCCACAACCTGAAACAAAACCAGAAGGCAGTCGTCTAACATCCGCTTGGAATGAAGCACAAACAACTGTTCAACATGCGCCATCACTTGGAAAAAACGTCTGGGAAAATGTGCGCGACGGATTCCTGATGGCAATGGCAATCTTACCTTCCATTCTATCGATTGGCTTACTCGGGTTAGTACTAGCTGAATTCACGCCAGTATTTGACTGGATAGGATACATTTTTTACCCATTCACGTACATTCTTCAACTACCAGAAGCAATGCTTGTTGCAAAAGCAAGTGCTCTTGGAATAGCTGAAATGTTCCTTCCAGCACTACTAGTTGTGGAATCTGGGATCATCGTCAAATTCGTCATCGGAGTCGTATCGGTATCATCCATCATCTTTTTCTCAGCAGTGGTGCCGTGTATCGTCTCAACTGAAATCCCGATCTCGATTCCAAAGCTACTCGTTATCTGGGTTCAACGCGTTATTCTAACGCTGATTATCGTTACACCACTCGCATTTTTATTCTTGTAA
- the clpC gene encoding ATP-dependent protease ATP-binding subunit ClpC, protein MMFNRFTQRSQKVLQLAQEEAIRMKHESIGTEHILLGLIREGSGIAAKALEAIEVSPEVIEQGIEELVGVGEGDVGPIVHYTPRAKKVIELSVDESRKLGHSYIGTEHLLLALIREGEGVAARVLNNAGVSLNKARQQVLQLLGSNDHAQSSNNQANAAANTPTLDSLARDLTQIAREGTLDPVIGRSKEITRVIEVLSRRTKNNPVLIGEPGVGKTAIAEGLAQQIVANEVPEILRDKRVMTLDMGTVVAGTKYRGEFEDRLKKVMDEIRQAGNVILFIDELHTLIGAGGAEGAIDASNILKPSLARGELQCIGATTLDEYRKYIEKDAALERRFQPIQVDEPSVEESIQIIQGLRDRYEAHHRVKITDEAIEAAAKMSDRYISDRFLPDKAIDLIDEAGSKVRLRSYTTPPNLKDLETRLEAIRSEKNAAVQSQEFEKAASFRDTEQKLKEELESTKKSWKEEQGKAESEVTVEDIAAVVSMWTGIPVSKLAQTESEKLLNLEDTLHKRVIGQSEAVTAISRAVRRARAGLKDPKRPIGSFIFLGPTGVGKTELARALAESMFGDEDAMIRVDMSEYMEKHSTSRLVGSPPGYVGFDEGGQLTEKVRRKPYSVILLDEIEKAHPDVFNILLQVLEDGRLTDSKGRTVDFRNTVVIMTSNVGADALKKNKYVGFNLQDGEQQYKDMKGKMLEELKKAFRPEFLNRIDEMIVFHSLEKEHLKEIVTLMTAQLTKRLKEQNIELELTAEAQEKIAKEGYDPEYGARPLRRALQKHVEDRLSEELLKGTVLTGHKVVFDVENDEFVVRTVAAEAVTE, encoded by the coding sequence ATGATGTTTAATCGATTCACACAACGATCTCAAAAAGTATTACAGCTCGCGCAAGAAGAAGCGATTCGTATGAAGCATGAGTCCATTGGGACTGAACATATATTATTAGGATTAATCCGTGAAGGTAGCGGGATTGCCGCAAAAGCTCTGGAAGCAATTGAAGTAAGCCCAGAAGTGATTGAGCAAGGAATTGAAGAACTCGTAGGTGTTGGAGAAGGGGACGTTGGTCCAATTGTTCATTACACACCACGTGCGAAAAAAGTGATCGAGCTTTCTGTCGACGAGTCTCGTAAGCTTGGTCATTCCTATATTGGGACAGAACACTTGCTTCTTGCCTTGATTCGCGAGGGAGAAGGCGTGGCTGCTCGTGTACTAAATAATGCAGGTGTTTCGTTGAATAAAGCACGTCAACAAGTGCTGCAATTACTAGGTAGTAACGATCATGCACAATCTAGCAACAACCAAGCAAATGCTGCGGCAAACACTCCAACGCTGGATAGTTTAGCGCGTGATTTAACGCAAATCGCACGTGAAGGCACGTTAGATCCAGTAATTGGTCGTTCAAAAGAAATTACACGTGTTATCGAAGTGCTTTCTCGTCGTACTAAAAATAACCCGGTGTTAATCGGCGAACCCGGAGTAGGGAAGACGGCAATTGCGGAAGGCTTAGCGCAGCAAATTGTGGCGAATGAAGTGCCGGAAATTCTACGTGACAAACGTGTCATGACGTTAGATATGGGAACAGTTGTTGCTGGCACAAAATATCGTGGCGAATTCGAAGATCGATTGAAAAAAGTGATGGATGAAATACGCCAAGCAGGTAACGTCATTTTATTCATCGATGAGCTGCATACGTTAATCGGTGCAGGTGGCGCAGAGGGTGCAATTGATGCATCCAATATTTTAAAACCATCACTTGCTCGTGGGGAGTTGCAATGTATTGGTGCAACAACACTCGACGAATACCGTAAATACATTGAAAAAGATGCCGCGTTAGAACGTCGCTTCCAACCGATTCAAGTGGATGAACCTTCTGTTGAAGAATCGATTCAAATCATCCAAGGGTTGCGTGATCGATATGAAGCGCATCACCGTGTAAAAATTACGGATGAAGCAATTGAAGCAGCGGCGAAAATGTCTGACCGCTATATCTCCGATCGTTTCTTACCGGATAAAGCAATCGATTTAATCGATGAGGCGGGTTCCAAAGTACGCCTTCGTTCGTATACAACTCCGCCAAACTTAAAAGACTTAGAAACACGTTTAGAAGCAATTCGCTCGGAGAAAAATGCAGCAGTTCAAAGCCAAGAATTTGAAAAAGCGGCATCGTTCCGCGATACCGAACAAAAGTTAAAAGAAGAGTTAGAAAGCACGAAGAAATCGTGGAAAGAAGAACAAGGAAAAGCGGAATCGGAAGTTACAGTAGAAGATATCGCGGCAGTAGTATCGATGTGGACAGGAATTCCTGTTTCGAAACTGGCACAAACCGAGTCAGAAAAACTATTGAATTTAGAAGATACGCTGCACAAACGCGTGATCGGACAGTCCGAAGCAGTGACGGCTATTTCTCGCGCAGTTCGTCGTGCAAGAGCTGGCTTGAAAGACCCGAAACGTCCAATTGGTTCATTCATTTTCTTAGGACCAACGGGGGTAGGGAAAACAGAACTTGCTCGTGCACTTGCAGAGAGCATGTTTGGCGATGAAGACGCGATGATTCGTGTGGATATGTCAGAGTATATGGAAAAACATTCCACGTCACGTCTAGTTGGTTCCCCTCCAGGATACGTAGGATTTGACGAAGGTGGTCAATTGACTGAGAAAGTTCGTCGTAAACCTTATTCCGTCATCTTGCTGGATGAAATTGAAAAAGCACACCCTGATGTGTTCAATATTTTATTACAAGTATTAGAAGATGGTCGTTTAACAGATTCAAAAGGGCGCACTGTCGACTTCCGAAATACGGTCGTCATTATGACATCCAACGTAGGTGCGGATGCACTGAAGAAAAACAAATATGTTGGATTCAACTTGCAAGACGGCGAACAACAATACAAAGATATGAAAGGGAAAATGTTAGAAGAGCTGAAAAAAGCATTCCGACCTGAATTCCTTAACCGTATCGACGAAATGATTGTGTTCCATTCACTAGAAAAAGAACACTTAAAAGAAATTGTGACGTTAATGACTGCTCAGCTGACAAAACGTCTAAAAGAACAAAATATCGAGTTAGAACTAACTGCAGAAGCACAAGAAAAAATCGCGAAGGAAGGTTACGACCCAGAGTACGGGGCGCGTCCACTTCGTCGAGCACTACAAAAACACGTGGAAGACCGCTTGTCGGAAGAATTGTTAAAAGGTACAGTATTAACAGGACATAAAGTCGTATTCGATGTAGAAAACGATGAATTTGTCGTTCGCACAGTAGCGGCAGAAGCAGTGACAGAATAA
- a CDS encoding UvrB/UvrC motif-containing protein, with protein MICENCKQRPAKVTVTQVVNGEQVNRHYCEVCAQNLHPFHVEAAHQDPLAIHQLLQNWFNVPTQESTQRAQSDQPLKCDTCDWTFRQFLNKGKFGCADCYDSFRKQLPGVFKRLHNGNTKHVGKTPGGFERVIELKKQIESLRAQMQEAVAEENFEEAATLRDEARMLEEQLKNGADSA; from the coding sequence ATGATTTGTGAAAATTGTAAGCAACGTCCGGCAAAGGTGACAGTGACACAAGTGGTCAATGGCGAACAAGTCAATCGTCATTACTGCGAGGTTTGTGCGCAAAATTTGCATCCGTTTCATGTGGAAGCGGCGCATCAGGATCCTCTGGCGATTCATCAGTTATTACAAAATTGGTTTAATGTTCCGACGCAAGAGTCAACGCAACGTGCACAATCTGATCAACCATTGAAGTGTGATACTTGTGATTGGACGTTCCGTCAGTTTTTGAATAAAGGAAAGTTTGGGTGCGCGGATTGTTACGATAGTTTTCGTAAACAACTCCCTGGTGTATTCAAACGACTTCACAATGGTAATACGAAGCATGTTGGAAAAACACCAGGTGGATTTGAGCGAGTGATTGAACTGAAAAAACAAATTGAATCATTGCGTGCACAAATGCAAGAAGCGGTTGCAGAAGAAAATTTTGAGGAAGCCGCAACCCTTCGAGACGAAGCACGTATGTTAGAAGAACAGCTGAAGAATGGAGCTGATTCGGCATGA
- the hutI gene encoding imidazolonepropionase, with product MTSLWIKNAAQLVTVAGNKKPRTKSEMSELGLIEDGSVFIQDGEIVAVGTTAELESHFADTDAEVVDATGRLVTPGLVDPHTHLPYGGSREREFEMRLEGATYMEIMNAGGGIHATTRMTREATEDELVEQAKKRLDSFLAHGVTTVEGKSGYGLNVETELKQLRAMKRLAAEHPVDVVPTFMGAHAVPTDYKGRENDYVEYVVNDMIPTVANEKLAVFNDVFCEMGVFTPEQSERILEAGKKYGLIPKIHADEIESYGGAELAARVGAISAEHLLKASDQGVADMAKAGVIACLLPATALYLREEAAKGRAMVDAGVAVAISTDCNPGSSPTTSMPLVMNLACISMRLTPAEALVAATYNAACAIKMEDKVGSLEVGKQGDIVMWNVKNYQELQYLFGENHVGSVWKKGVKVVG from the coding sequence ATGACCTCACTTTGGATTAAAAACGCAGCACAACTGGTGACCGTTGCTGGGAATAAAAAACCTCGAACAAAATCCGAGATGTCGGAACTTGGACTCATTGAAGACGGAAGTGTCTTCATTCAAGATGGAGAAATTGTCGCTGTCGGTACCACTGCGGAATTGGAAAGTCATTTCGCGGACACCGATGCGGAAGTAGTCGATGCAACAGGTCGACTTGTTACACCTGGTTTAGTAGATCCACATACGCATCTTCCATATGGAGGATCGCGAGAGCGCGAGTTTGAAATGCGTTTAGAAGGTGCAACGTACATGGAAATCATGAATGCTGGAGGAGGCATTCATGCGACTACGCGCATGACACGAGAAGCAACGGAAGACGAATTAGTAGAGCAGGCTAAGAAACGCCTCGATTCTTTCTTAGCACACGGAGTAACGACAGTGGAAGGGAAAAGCGGCTACGGATTAAATGTAGAAACCGAGCTAAAACAATTGCGTGCGATGAAACGACTCGCTGCAGAACACCCAGTAGATGTGGTGCCGACATTTATGGGAGCACATGCAGTGCCGACGGATTACAAAGGCCGAGAAAACGACTACGTAGAATACGTAGTAAATGACATGATTCCAACTGTTGCAAACGAAAAATTAGCCGTATTTAACGATGTATTTTGTGAAATGGGAGTCTTCACTCCGGAGCAATCAGAACGTATTTTAGAAGCAGGGAAAAAGTACGGATTAATCCCGAAAATTCATGCGGACGAAATAGAATCATATGGCGGGGCGGAACTTGCTGCGAGAGTAGGAGCTATTTCTGCTGAGCATTTATTAAAAGCATCGGATCAAGGAGTTGCGGACATGGCGAAAGCTGGCGTGATCGCGTGTTTATTGCCAGCGACTGCACTGTACTTGCGGGAAGAAGCAGCAAAAGGTCGGGCAATGGTCGATGCTGGTGTTGCGGTCGCGATATCAACTGACTGCAATCCGGGATCTTCCCCAACAACGTCTATGCCGCTCGTCATGAATTTAGCGTGTATCTCGATGCGCTTAACTCCAGCGGAAGCGCTTGTCGCTGCGACATATAATGCCGCTTGCGCAATCAAAATGGAAGATAAAGTTGGTTCGCTTGAAGTTGGAAAGCAAGGCGACATCGTGATGTGGAATGTGAAAAACTATCAAGAATTGCAATATTTATTCGGCGAAAACCACGTTGGCTCTGTGTGGAAAAAAGGCGTAAAGGTGGTTGGATAA
- a CDS encoding agmatinase family protein, with protein sequence MRHVHPSEWSWRAGEGEYVHHWLKELMQGESPDMILYGAPLSRSSISPSAASAYPLEFRKMGKGFTTYNLEEDIDLRAFTVRDAGDIAMHTTDILLSHSRIEEATEDIVQTFSSSTTCMIGGDHSVTACAVRGVKKAYPTERIGILQFDTHLDVRDPSELGPANGTPIRQLIDGEIVQGSDVINIGLHGYFNAASLVTYAKQHNIDMVTLRAARRKGVAETVRTKLAELAERVDRIYVTVDMDVLDIAVAPGVPASTPGGMRADELFDALKVVGEHSEVRHIDFVCLDPMRDVATMATVKTGMYAFLEFVTGRVNQTRGK encoded by the coding sequence ATGCGTCATGTGCATCCTAGTGAATGGAGCTGGCGAGCTGGAGAAGGGGAATATGTGCATCATTGGTTAAAAGAGTTAATGCAAGGGGAAAGTCCGGACATGATTCTTTACGGCGCCCCTCTTTCCCGTTCTTCGATTAGCCCGTCCGCAGCTTCTGCTTATCCGCTAGAATTTCGCAAAATGGGAAAGGGTTTTACGACATATAATTTAGAAGAGGATATCGATTTACGTGCGTTCACTGTTCGAGATGCTGGAGATATTGCGATGCACACAACCGATATCTTACTCTCCCATTCACGAATTGAAGAGGCAACAGAAGACATAGTCCAAACATTTTCGTCCTCAACCACTTGCATGATTGGCGGCGATCACTCCGTTACTGCTTGTGCGGTGAGAGGTGTAAAAAAAGCCTATCCAACCGAACGAATCGGTATTTTGCAGTTTGATACACACTTAGACGTTCGTGATCCGAGTGAACTTGGTCCGGCTAACGGCACGCCAATTAGGCAGTTAATCGACGGGGAAATCGTTCAAGGTTCAGATGTAATAAATATTGGACTTCATGGTTACTTCAACGCAGCATCACTTGTTACATATGCCAAACAACACAACATTGACATGGTAACGTTACGTGCGGCAAGGCGAAAAGGGGTCGCCGAGACCGTTCGAACGAAACTAGCAGAGCTTGCAGAACGAGTCGATCGCATTTATGTGACGGTTGATATGGATGTGTTAGATATCGCAGTCGCACCAGGCGTTCCAGCATCTACACCAGGTGGAATGAGGGCTGACGAATTGTTTGACGCTTTAAAAGTTGTCGGAGAGCATTCGGAAGTTCGTCATATCGACTTCGTCTGTCTCGACCCAATGCGTGACGTCGCAACAATGGCGACCGTTAAAACAGGAATGTATGCCTTTTTAGAATTTGTCACAGGGAGAGTTAACCAAACAAGGGGGAAATAA
- a CDS encoding CtsR family transcriptional regulator, translating to MRNISDIIEGYLKQVIESNSNGHAEIKRSEIAEQFQCVPSQINYVINTRFTADRGYLVESKRGGGGYIRIVRVRAHSKVDLIEDILATLRKGVAQSSVEDIVYRLLDEKIINKREAKMMVAAMDRSTLSLPLPSRDELRARILAAMLMTLKYEKES from the coding sequence GTGCGTAATATATCGGATATTATAGAAGGTTATTTGAAGCAGGTTATCGAATCCAATAGTAATGGCCATGCGGAAATTAAGCGAAGTGAAATTGCGGAGCAGTTCCAGTGTGTCCCGTCGCAGATAAATTACGTAATTAATACTCGTTTCACCGCTGATCGTGGTTACCTGGTGGAGAGTAAGCGTGGTGGAGGCGGCTACATCCGTATTGTGCGGGTTCGCGCCCATTCGAAGGTCGATTTAATTGAAGATATTTTGGCAACGCTGAGGAAGGGTGTCGCTCAATCGAGTGTTGAAGATATTGTTTACCGGTTACTCGATGAGAAAATCATCAATAAGCGGGAAGCAAAGATGATGGTAGCGGCGATGGATCGATCCACGCTTTCGTTACCTTTACCTTCAAGAGATGAGCTACGAGCTCGCATTTTGGCAGCGATGTTAATGACGTTAAAATATGAAAAAGAATCGTGA